The genomic region TTCTTCCTCGCCCACTCGCTTCAGCTCGCACGCGAGGACGGGGTGGAGATCCAGTTCGTCAACACACCGACCTTCGCCGAGCAGGTGACGTTCCTCGGCACCGGCCAGGTCGATCTCGGGCTGATGCCCTATACGAGCTTCATCGCGCTGTTCAACGCCGGCGCGCCGGTGAAGATCATCGCCGGCGGCGGCATCGAGGGGTGCGCCATCGTCTCGCGCCCCGGCCTCACCACGCCGCAGAGCCTCCGCGGCAAGACGCTCGGCACCTTCCAGCTCGATACGCTCGAGGTGATGCCCTACGACTACCTCAAGAAGCACGGGATCAGCTTCCGCGAGGTGCGGGTGCGCTACATGGGCAACACGCCCGAGGCGGTCGAGGCGTTCAAGGCCGGGGCGCTCGACTGGATCTGCACCATCGAGCCCTATGCGACGGCGCTCGTGAACGACGTCCCCGGCGCGACGATGCTGACCGACGGGCGCGACCTCTACGGCCCCGGCTACACCGACTGCGTGCTCGCCTGCCGCGCGAGCCTCATCAGGGAGAACCCGGCAGCGCTGAAGGCGGTGATCAAGGCGATGATGCGCGCCCAGGCCTTCGCCGAGAGCCGTCCCGAGGAGACGCTGCAGCGCCTCGTCGGCACCTACTACAAGACCTCGATGGACAACGCCCGGGTTGCAATGGCGAAACAGCCGGCGGTGGTCGACGCCCGCAGCCAGACCGATTTCATCCTCGGCCGCACCGACAGTCTGGTCGAGATGGGCTATATCCGCAACAAGCCCGGCCGTGACGCGATCGACTGGACGCTCTTGGAGCAGGTGATCGCCGAGAACCAGGAGCTCTGGCGCTCGCTCAAGCACAAGTCGGCCTGAGCGGGGAAGACGATGCCCGGAGACGGCACGGCGGCGGCGCCCGGCCGCGTCGCCGCCGAACCGAGCGCCGGCGCTGCGCCTCGGGCGGAGTGGCCGCCCCGCCTGCGCTCGGCCCTCGAGCGGCTCGGCTGGTCGATCGCCTCGGTCGGGCTGTTCGTCCTGATCTGGGAGTTCTGCTGGCTGGTCGGCTGGGCCGACCCGAAGCTCCTGCCGCCGCCGCACATCTTCCTCGGCGACATCCCCGACCAGGCGCGCTTCTTCAACACCGCCACGCGCTGGCAGATCGGCGTCAACCCGGCGGACGGACCGAGCCCCTATGGCGCAGTCGCGATCACCGTCGCCTCGACGACACTGCGCGTCTTCGCCGGGCTTGCGATCGCCGCCGTCCTCTCGGTCGCGGTCGGCGTCGCGATCCGTTACTGGGAGCTGTTCGGCAAGCTCACCCTGCCGACCATCACGCTTCTGTCGCCGGTCTCGCCGATCGCCTGGCTGCCGGTCGCGATCTTCCTGTTCGGCATCGGCAACGCGCCGGCGATCTTCATGGTCGTGGTCGCCCTGTTCTTCCACATGCTGCTGTCGACCATCAGCCAGATCGACAACGTCAACCGGAACCTCATCAACGTCGCTCGGACCATGGGGGCGACGCGGCGACAGGTCTATGCGCGGGTGATCATCCCCGCGATCCTGCCGCAGCTCCTGATCGTTCTCAGGCTCAACCTGTTCGCCTCCTGGATGGTGGTTCTGGTGGCGGAGACGACAGGCGTCGGCTTCGGGCTCGGCCAGGTGATCATGCTCGCGCGCAACACCTTCAACCCCTCGCTCGTGTTCTTCACCATCGCGCTGATCGGCCTGCTCGGCTTCACCTCCGACTGGCTCCTGCGCCAGGTTCAGCAGCGCGTGCTCTGGTGGGTGCCCGAGAATGGAGGCGTGCTCCGTGGTCTTTGATCCCCACCGGCCCGTCTCATCGGCCGATGCCGTCGCCTGCCGTGGCGTGGGCAAGATCTGGGCGGCCGGGACGGAGCGCGCGCATGAGGCGCTCGCGGGAATCGACCTCGACGTCGCCGCGGGCGAGTTCGTGGTGCTGCTCGGCCCCTCGGGCTGCGGCAAGTCGACGCTGCTCTACCTGATCGCCGGGCTCGAGGCGCCGACCTCGGGCGAGATCTGTTTCTTCGGCGATCCGGTCGAGCGCCCTTCCCCCGACCGCAGCCTGATCTTCCAGGAGACGTCGCTCTTCCCCTGGCTCTCGGTCGGCCAGAATGTCGCCTTCGGCCTCTCGATCCGCGGCGACCCGCCGGAGGCGCGACGCGCCGCCGCACGCGAGGCGCTCGCGCGCGTCGGCCTCGCTGCGGCGATCGACAAGCGTCCCGACGAGCTCTCGGGCGGGATGCGGCAGCGTGTGGCGGTGGCCCGAGCGCTCGCGATGCGGCCGAAGCTCCTCCTGATGGACGAGCCTTTCGCCGCGCTCGACGTCCAGACACGGGCGAAGATGCAGGACTTCCTGCTCGATGTCTCGCAGGCCTCCGGCGCCTCGGTGCTGTTCGTGACCCACTCGATCGACGAGGCGGTCGCGCTCGCCGACCGCGTTGTCGTCTTCACCGCCCGGCCGGGACGGATCAAAGAGATCGTTCCTGTGCCGATGCCACGCCCGCGCGATCCGTTCGCGCCCGACTGCGTCAAGCTCCGCCGGCTTCTGACCGAGGCATTGAGGAGCGAGGTGGATCGCGCCTTCGCCGAGCAGGAGGCGCTTGCCGCGACCGGCTGAGGCGCCTTCGCGCCGCCCCACGAGAGACCGCAGACGAACCGAAACCGACCCGACATCGGAGCAGACGCCATGGCCGTCAGCCTTGTCCGAAGCCGCGCCCTGATCACCCGCGCCACCGGCCGCCACACTTGGGAGCAGATCGACGACGGCGCCGTACTTCAGAAGGACGGCGTGATCGAGGAGATTGGCACCTTCGAGGAGCTCTCCAGACGCTACCCGACCGTGCCGGTGGTCGGTTCGGGCAACGAGATCCTGTTGCCGGGCTTCGTCAACGGGCACCACCACATCGGGCTGACCCCGGTGCAGCTCGGCTCGCCCGACATGCCGCTCGAGCTCTGGTTCGTCACCCGCATGGTGACGCGCAACCTCAACCTCTATCTCGACACGCTCTATTCCGCATTTGAGATGATTGCGTCTGGGATTACCACCGTCCAGCACATCCACGGCTGGATCCCGGGAACACTTTCCGAGGTCGAGGCGAAGTCGGACCAGGTGATCCGCGCCTACGAGGACATCGGCATGCGCGTCTCCTACTGCTTCGCGGTGCGCGACCAGAACCGGCTCGTCTACCAGGACGACGCCGCCTTCGTCGCCTCGCTGCCCGAGGAGCTGCGCGGGCCGATGCGCGCCTGGTTCGACCGGTTCCGCATGACGCTCGATGACCAGCTCGAGCTGTTCCGCTCGCTGCACCGGCGGCACGGCAACAAGGAGCGCGTGCGCATCCAGCTTGCGCCCGCGAACCTGCACTGGTGCTCGGATGCGGCGCTTGCGGGCCTCGCGCGGCTGTCGGAGGAGTTCGACGCGCCGATGCACATGCACCTCGTCGAGACCGCCTTCCAGAAGGAGTATGCCCGGCGTCGCGGCGGCGGCAGCGCCGTCGAGTATCTCGATCGTTTCGGCATGCTCTCGCCGCGGCTCACCCTCGGGCACGGCGTGTGGCTGAGCGAGCGCGACATCGGCCGGCTCGCCGAGACGGGCGTGTGCATCTGCCACAACTGCTCCTCGAACTTCCGGCTTCGCTCCGGCATCGCGCCGCTCAACCGCTTCGAGGCGGCCGGAATCAACACCGCGATCGGCCTCGACGAGGCGGGGATCAACGACGACCGCGACATGCTCCAGGAGATGCGCCTTGTGCTGCGCGCGCATCGCGTGCCCGGGATGGACGAGGACGATGTCCCGGGCATGGGCCAGGTTCTGCGCATGGCCACGGTGGGAGGGGCGCGGACGACACCGTATCGTGACAGCCTCGGCACGCTCGAGCCTGGGAAAGGCGCCGACATGGTGCTGATCGACTGGAACGAGATCTCCTACCCCTATCTCGACCCGGAGACGAAGCTGCTCGATGCCGTGATCCAGCGCGCCAAGGCCTCGGCCGTGCGCGCCACGATCTGCGCCGGCGAGGTGATCTACGAGAACGGCCGCTTCACGCGGGTCGACCGTGACGCGGCGCTCAAGGCTCTGCATGACGACCTCGCCCGCGCCCTCTCCGACGAGGAGGTCGAGCGCCGGCGGCTCGCCAAGGCGCTGCTGCCGCATGTGCGGCGGTTCTACGCGGGCTACATCGACCCGTCGCGGCACGAGCCGTTCTACCGGCAGTCCTCGCGGGTCTGAGCGGCAGGGCTCAGGCGCCGGCCGGCTGCGCTGGCTCCAGCGTGGCCGCTCCTTGGGCGGCCGGCAGCCACACCGTGAAGGTGCTGCCTTTTCCCTCCTCGCTCTCGATCTCGAGGAGGCCGCGGTGGCGGTTGACGATGTGCTTGACGATCGCAAGCCCGAGCCCCGTTCCGCCCACGGCGCGCGACCGCGCCGCATCGACCCGATAGAATCGTTCGGTGAGGCGCGGCAGATGCAGGCGCGGGATCCCCGGGCCGTCGTCGGTGACGGAGACGGCAACGCCTGCGCGGCGCCGGCCCTTCTGCCCGTCGGGGCCGTCGCGACGCAGCGTGAGCTCGATCCGCCCCCCCTCGCGGCCATACTTCACCGCGTTGTCGAGCAGGTTTGCGAGCACCTGGGCGAGCTGGTCTGCGTCGCCGGTCACCGTCGGCAGGCCCGGCTCGATCGAGAGCTCGAGCCGCATCCGCCGCGCCGCGAGCCGTGGTGCGAGCGCCTCGGCGCTGCGCCGGGCGAGCACGGCGAGATCGACCTCCGCCGTGGGCGGCGTGTGCTCCATCAACTCGATCCGCGACAGGCTGAGCAGGTCCTCGATCAGACGCCCCATGCGCGCCGCCTGGTCCGCCATGATGGGCAGGAAGCGCGCCTGCGCCTCGCGGTCCTCCGCGGCCGGGCCGCGCAGCGTCTCGATAAAGCCGATCAGGCTCGCAAGCGGCGTGCGCAGCTCGTGGCTTGCGTTGGCGACGAAATCCGCACGCATCTGTTCGAGCCGGCGCTCGCGCGTGCGGTCGGACAGAACGAGCACGAGCCGCCCGCCATCGGGAAGCGGCGGGTCGAGCAGGATGAGGGTGGCGAGCAGCTCGCGCTCGACCGGCACGGGCAGCGTTACCTCCGCCGTCTGCGTGCCTTGGCCGGCGAGCGCGCGCTCGAGCGCGCCGCGCAGGCCCGGGTTGCGCAACAGCGCGGCCAGATCGGCGCCGTCCTCGCCAAGCAGGGCGCGTGCGGCCGGGTTCAGGACCAGCGGCCGTGCGTCGGCGCCGAGCACGCAGAGCGCCTCCGGCAGGCGATCGACGATCCGCACCGCGGCGGCGGCGTTCGCCGCCGCCTCCGCCCCGCGCGCCCGCAGGCCCGCCGCGAGCCGCCCCGCCGCCTCGGCGATCCGCCGCAAGGGCGGGAAGAGGGGGAGCGTCGGCGTCGGGCCGCCCGCCTCGGCTGCCTTCAGCGCCGCCGTCAGCCGCGCGATGTCGCGACGCCAGAGCCAGCCGAACACCCCGCCACAGAGGAACAGGGCGAGGCTGACCAGGGCGGCGGCATCGACCGAGATCGCGTCCGCAGCGGCGAGGGCGGCGAGCAGGACCACAGGTGCCGCGCCGATGGCGGCGGCGACCGCAACCGCGATCAGCGGCCCCGGCTCCGGGAGGCGGTGCGGCATCACCGCCGGTCAGAACACGCGGTCGTCGAACCGTTCCGGCGCCGGCTCGACCGTGCGCGCCCCGCCGCGCGTGACCTCCATCAGGGCAAGCCCGCGCTGGTTCGTTCCGTCCGGCAGGAGCCGAACGATCCCGAAGACGCCCGCGAACCCCGCCGGATCGGTCAGCGCGGCGCGCGAGACGTCCCCTTGCGCGGCGAGGACGGCCGCGATCGCGGCGGCATCGAAAGCGACGCCGGCGACGAGCGGCGGTGCCGCGCCGAACGCTTCGGCGAAGCGCGCCTCGAAGGCGGCGCGTCGCGCCTCGTCGGGGGCGGCGTAGAGCGTGCCGACGAGCGCCGGCTCGCGCCCCGCATCCGGCATCGCCGCGAGCAGAGGCGTGCCGAGGAAGCGGACGGGCGGGTTGTCTATGTCGTAGAAGGGCAGGAGCGAGGCGACGGCGCGAAGTTGCTCGCCGCCATCGGCGAGGATCAGCGCATCGAAATCGGGCGGCGGAATGCGCGCCTCGCGGGCGAGCGCGGCGGCGCGTCGGCGGCCTTCCGCCGTGCCGAGAGCGCGCGCGGCGCGGATCTGCGCATCGACCGGGCCGCGGCGCCGGGCGTAGTCGGCCAGGCGCTGCACCGCTGGCGCCGGGTTGCCGGCGTAGATCTCCTCGCGCACGACACTGCCCCCGGATGACGCGACGGCTGCGCGGAAGGTGGCGAGCACCGCCCGTCCATAGGGCGTGTCGGGCACCAGGGCGGCGAACCGCTCCGCTCCGGCCGACCGTGCTGCGGCGACGACGCGCCGCACCGCTGGGCCGGGAAGCTGGCCGAGCACGAACACGTTGTCGCGCGCGGCCGAAGCATCGGTCGTGAAGGCGAGCACGTTCACTCCGGCGGCGCGGGCGAGCGGGCCCACCGCCTCGGTCTCGGCGGCGAACAGGGGCCCGAGAAGGATCGAGGCGCCTTCGGCGAGCGCCGCTCGGGCCGCTGCCGCGGCGCCTGCCGGCGTGCCGCCCGTGTCCTTCGGCAACAGGACGAGCGGGGCCTCGTGCTGGAAGAGGGCGAGGGTCGCGGCATCGAGCATCGCCCGTCCGACCGCGGCCTGCGGCCCGCTCAGCGGCAGGAGAAGCCCCGCACGCACCTGGCCATCCGGGCCGAGGGCAGGGCGCTGCAGAACCGGCGCCGCCGGCTGGGGCGCCAGAGCCTGGGCGCGGGGCGTAGGCGCGTGCGGCTGTGGCCCGGCGCAGGCGGCAAGCGCTAGGCTCACGAGAACGAAGGGGAGAAGGAATGGACGGGCAGGACGACTCACCGGCTGATCCCCTTGCTTCCACCGCGGGCAGCGCCGACGCCGCAGGCCCGCCCGGAACCCTCACCCTCGTCGCCACGCCGATCGGCAATCTCAGCGACATGGCCCCGCGCGGGCTTGCGGTGCTCGCCGCCGCCGACGTGGTTCTGTGCGAGGATACCAGGGTCACCGCGAAGCTGCTCGCGGCCGCCGGCCTTACCCGCACGCTTACCGCCTACCACGAACACACCGAGCGGGCGATGACCCCGCGCGTGCTCGAGGCGCTCGCGGAGGGGCGGCGCGTCGCGCTCGTCTCGGATGCGGGCATGCCGCTCGTCTCCGACCCCGGCTACCGCCTCGTCTCGGCCGCGATCGCTGCGGGGCACAGGGTCACTGCCGTGCCCGGGCCCTCGGCGGCGCTCACCGCGCTCGCGCTCTCGGGGCTGCCGCCCCAGCCGTTCCTGTTCCTCGGCTTCCTGCCCCCCAAACCGGGGCCGAGGCGGGCGAGGCTCGAGACGGTGCGCGCGGCGGAAGCCGCGGGGCTCGCAGCGACCCTCGTTCTGTTCGAGGCGCCGCAGCGTGTGGCGTCAACGCTTGCCGATCTCGCGGCTGCGCTTGGCCGGCGCCAAGCTTCGGTGGCGCGCGAGCTCACCAAGCTGTTCGAGGAGGTGGCGCGCGGCCCTCTGCCCGATCTCGCTGCCCGCTTCGCCGCCGCGCCGCCGCGCGGGGAGGTGACGATCGTCGTCGCCCCCGCCGCCGGGGCGGAGCCTGCGAGCGAGGCGGAGGTCGCCGCACGGCTGCGTTCCGCCCTTGCGTCCGGGGCGTCGGTGAAGGACGCGGCGGCGATGGTCGCCGCGGCGACCGGCCGGCCGAGGCGTGCGGTCTATGCCCTCGCGCTTTCGATTGCCGCCGGCGGGTAGCGGGTGCCGCGGGAGGCGCGTCAGCGGCGGAACAGCGCCAGCAGAGCCGACGGCATGGCGTTTGCGATCCCGAGGCTCTGGATCGAGAGCTCGGCGCGGACCTGGAGCGAGGCGAGCCGGGCTGCCTCCGCACCGAGATCGGCATCGACCAGCGCGCCGAGACCCTCGCGCAGCCCGTCGGCGAAGGCGCGCTCCGCCGCCTTCGCCGCCTCGACCTTGCGCACGCCCTCGCCGAAATGCCCGGCATCGTCGGCGGCGCGGCGCACCGCCACATCGATCTGCGCGAGACCGGCGGCGGGATCGTCGAAACCGAGGGCGTCGAGGCCAAGGCCGGCCGCCGTCATGTCGCGATAGGCGACGCCGATCGACGCGCCGGAGGGGTGGCGCATGATCTCGAACCGCGGCGGCTCGGGCGGGGGGCCCGGCGGCGCTCCGGGAAGGTCGAGCCGCAGGTCGAGGATGACCCAGCCGGAGCCGCCGCCGTCGGGGTTGAAGCGGAGCTCGAGCGTCGTGCCGTTGCCGGGGTCGTAGTCGAAGACGAGCGTCTGCAGGCCGTTCACCGGCAGGCCCGGGTCAACCGGCGCGCCGCCCGAGGCGGGCGGCCGCCCCGTCGCTGCGACCCGCACCGGCCCCTGCCAGATCTCCACGACGTCGTTCGGGGGTAGAAGGTCGAGGTCCAGCACGACGGGGGCGGCGACCGGCCCGGCGTCGACCGTGAAGGTCTGCGAGCCCGATCCGGCGCTCGAGCCGATCAGCGAGGCGAAGTCAGGCGGCTGAGCGGGCGGCGGCGCCGGCACGTCCGGGATGACGAGCAAGTTGACGCCGTTGAAGCTCGCGCTTCGGGCCATCGCGTCGATTCGCGCGACCAGCCCCTCGATCTCACGGCGGACGCTCGCGCGGTCGCCCTCTCCGGGAAGGCCGAGCCACTGCAGGTATTTCGCCTTGACGGTCGCGAGCGTGTCGGAGATGGCGCGCGCCGCGTCCGCCGCCGTCGTCACCACCGCGCCGCCGAGGCCGAGGCTCGCGCGCACCGCCGCCCAGCCTGCGAGATCCGCCCGCATGCCTTGGGCGAGACGAAGATCGCCGGGTTCGCCTCCGCCGTCGGCACGGCAAGCCCGCTTTCGATCCGAGCCTTGGTGGCGGCAAGGGAGCTCATGGTGGCGGCCAGGCTTCGGGCCGCCTGCATGGCCGCCGGGTTGGTGGTGATCGAGGTCATGGTGCGGAATGCCTGGGGGCGCCTTGGATGCCGGATCGGATGAACGCCGTGTTGCATGCATCATACCTGCATGCATCGTGCCAGCCGCGAGGCGTCACGACAGGCGAGGCCGGCTTCGGTTGCGCCCGGACCGACATCGGCGACGATAGAGGATGGCGATGCCGGGCGGCAGAAGGTGCCGGCCAGACCCTGCCGGCAACCGCGCGCCTCCGCCGGCTCAGCCCCGGCGTTCGACCAAAAGCCGCTTGATCTCGCCGATCGCTTTCGCCGGGTTGAGGCCCTTCGGGCAGGTCTTCGTGCAGTTCATGATCGTGTGGCAGCGGTAGAGCTTGAACGGGTCTTCGAGCGCATCGAGACGTTCGCCGGTCGCCTCGTCGCGGCTGTCGGCGATCCAGCGATAGGCCTGAAGCAGAACCGCGGGCCCGAGATAGCGGTCACCGTTCCACCAATAGGAGGGGCAGGAGGTCGAGCAGCAGAAGCAGAGGATGCACTCCCACAACCCGTCGAGACGCGCCCGCTCTTCGGGGCTCTGCAGCCGCTCGCGGTCGGGCGGGGCGGGGCTGTCTGCCTTCAGCCACGGCTCAATCGAGCGGAGCTGGGCGTATCCCTGCGAGAGATCGGGAACGAGGTCCTTGATTACCGGCATGTGCGGCAGCGGCGTGATCCGCACCGGCCCCTTCACCTCCTCGATCGGCTTGAGGCAGGCGAGCGTGTTGGTGCCGTCGATGTTCATCGCGCAGGAGCCGCAGATGCCTTCGCGGCAAGAGCGGCGGAAGGTGAGAGTCGTATCGATCTCGTTCTTGATCTTGATCAGCGCGTCGAGGACCATCGGCCCGCACGCGTCGAGGTCGATGCGGTAGGTGTCGAGGCGCGGGTTCTCGCCGTCGTCCGGGTTCCAGCGGTAGATGCGGAACTCCTTCACACGCGTCGCGCCGGCCGGCGCCTCGAAGGTCCTGCCCGGCCTGATCCGGCTGTTGGCGGGCAGAGTGAATGTCGCCATGGTTCGTTTCCCTGTCGGTCCGTCCCGCCTGCTTCGTCG from Elioraea tepida harbors:
- a CDS encoding ABC transporter permease — its product is MPGDGTAAAPGRVAAEPSAGAAPRAEWPPRLRSALERLGWSIASVGLFVLIWEFCWLVGWADPKLLPPPHIFLGDIPDQARFFNTATRWQIGVNPADGPSPYGAVAITVASTTLRVFAGLAIAAVLSVAVGVAIRYWELFGKLTLPTITLLSPVSPIAWLPVAIFLFGIGNAPAIFMVVVALFFHMLLSTISQIDNVNRNLINVARTMGATRRQVYARVIIPAILPQLLIVLRLNLFASWMVVLVAETTGVGFGLGQVIMLARNTFNPSLVFFTIALIGLLGFTSDWLLRQVQQRVLWWVPENGGVLRGL
- the rsmI gene encoding 16S rRNA (cytidine(1402)-2'-O)-methyltransferase, producing MDGQDDSPADPLASTAGSADAAGPPGTLTLVATPIGNLSDMAPRGLAVLAAADVVLCEDTRVTAKLLAAAGLTRTLTAYHEHTERAMTPRVLEALAEGRRVALVSDAGMPLVSDPGYRLVSAAIAAGHRVTAVPGPSAALTALALSGLPPQPFLFLGFLPPKPGPRRARLETVRAAEAAGLAATLVLFEAPQRVASTLADLAAALGRRQASVARELTKLFEEVARGPLPDLAARFAAAPPRGEVTIVVAPAAGAEPASEAEVAARLRSALASGASVKDAAAMVAAATGRPRRAVYALALSIAAGG
- a CDS encoding ATP-binding protein, which gives rise to MPHRLPEPGPLIAVAVAAAIGAAPVVLLAALAAADAISVDAAALVSLALFLCGGVFGWLWRRDIARLTAALKAAEAGGPTPTLPLFPPLRRIAEAAGRLAAGLRARGAEAAANAAAAVRIVDRLPEALCVLGADARPLVLNPAARALLGEDGADLAALLRNPGLRGALERALAGQGTQTAEVTLPVPVERELLATLILLDPPLPDGGRLVLVLSDRTRERRLEQMRADFVANASHELRTPLASLIGFIETLRGPAAEDREAQARFLPIMADQAARMGRLIEDLLSLSRIELMEHTPPTAEVDLAVLARRSAEALAPRLAARRMRLELSIEPGLPTVTGDADQLAQVLANLLDNAVKYGREGGRIELTLRRDGPDGQKGRRRAGVAVSVTDDGPGIPRLHLPRLTERFYRVDAARSRAVGGTGLGLAIVKHIVNRHRGLLEIESEEGKGSTFTVWLPAAQGAATLEPAQPAGA
- a CDS encoding flagellin, which encodes MRASLGLGGAVVTTAADAARAISDTLATVKAKYLQWLGLPGEGDRASVRREIEGLVARIDAMARSASFNGVNLLVIPDVPAPPPAQPPDFASLIGSSAGSGSQTFTVDAGPVAAPVVLDLDLLPPNDVVEIWQGPVRVAATGRPPASGGAPVDPGLPVNGLQTLVFDYDPGNGTTLELRFNPDGGGSGWVILDLRLDLPGAPPGPPPEPPRFEIMRHPSGASIGVAYRDMTAAGLGLDALGFDDPAAGLAQIDVAVRRAADDAGHFGEGVRKVEAAKAAERAFADGLREGLGALVDADLGAEAARLASLQVRAELSIQSLGIANAMPSALLALFRR
- a CDS encoding ABC transporter ATP-binding protein — protein: MVFDPHRPVSSADAVACRGVGKIWAAGTERAHEALAGIDLDVAAGEFVVLLGPSGCGKSTLLYLIAGLEAPTSGEICFFGDPVERPSPDRSLIFQETSLFPWLSVGQNVAFGLSIRGDPPEARRAAAREALARVGLAAAIDKRPDELSGGMRQRVAVARALAMRPKLLLMDEPFAALDVQTRAKMQDFLLDVSQASGASVLFVTHSIDEAVALADRVVVFTARPGRIKEIVPVPMPRPRDPFAPDCVKLRRLLTEALRSEVDRAFAEQEALAATG
- a CDS encoding ABC transporter substrate-binding protein; the protein is MCDRHGDAFVDYGAIAERLRGARLGRRAALKATAAGALTLAMGPGLAHAQARGALRGTHGTGFCNLNFFLAHSLQLAREDGVEIQFVNTPTFAEQVTFLGTGQVDLGLMPYTSFIALFNAGAPVKIIAGGGIEGCAIVSRPGLTTPQSLRGKTLGTFQLDTLEVMPYDYLKKHGISFREVRVRYMGNTPEAVEAFKAGALDWICTIEPYATALVNDVPGATMLTDGRDLYGPGYTDCVLACRASLIRENPAALKAVIKAMMRAQAFAESRPEETLQRLVGTYYKTSMDNARVAMAKQPAVVDARSQTDFILGRTDSLVEMGYIRNKPGRDAIDWTLLEQVIAENQELWRSLKHKSA
- a CDS encoding amidohydrolase family protein — translated: MAVSLVRSRALITRATGRHTWEQIDDGAVLQKDGVIEEIGTFEELSRRYPTVPVVGSGNEILLPGFVNGHHHIGLTPVQLGSPDMPLELWFVTRMVTRNLNLYLDTLYSAFEMIASGITTVQHIHGWIPGTLSEVEAKSDQVIRAYEDIGMRVSYCFAVRDQNRLVYQDDAAFVASLPEELRGPMRAWFDRFRMTLDDQLELFRSLHRRHGNKERVRIQLAPANLHWCSDAALAGLARLSEEFDAPMHMHLVETAFQKEYARRRGGGSAVEYLDRFGMLSPRLTLGHGVWLSERDIGRLAETGVCICHNCSSNFRLRSGIAPLNRFEAAGINTAIGLDEAGINDDRDMLQEMRLVLRAHRVPGMDEDDVPGMGQVLRMATVGGARTTPYRDSLGTLEPGKGADMVLIDWNEISYPYLDPETKLLDAVIQRAKASAVRATICAGEVIYENGRFTRVDRDAALKALHDDLARALSDEEVERRRLAKALLPHVRRFYAGYIDPSRHEPFYRQSSRV
- a CDS encoding succinate dehydrogenase iron-sulfur subunit; the protein is MATFTLPANSRIRPGRTFEAPAGATRVKEFRIYRWNPDDGENPRLDTYRIDLDACGPMVLDALIKIKNEIDTTLTFRRSCREGICGSCAMNIDGTNTLACLKPIEEVKGPVRITPLPHMPVIKDLVPDLSQGYAQLRSIEPWLKADSPAPPDRERLQSPEERARLDGLWECILCFCCSTSCPSYWWNGDRYLGPAVLLQAYRWIADSRDEATGERLDALEDPFKLYRCHTIMNCTKTCPKGLNPAKAIGEIKRLLVERRG
- a CDS encoding penicillin-binding protein activator, producing the protein MRAGLLLPLSGPQAAVGRAMLDAATLALFQHEAPLVLLPKDTGGTPAGAAAAARAALAEGASILLGPLFAAETEAVGPLARAAGVNVLAFTTDASAARDNVFVLGQLPGPAVRRVVAAARSAGAERFAALVPDTPYGRAVLATFRAAVASSGGSVVREEIYAGNPAPAVQRLADYARRRGPVDAQIRAARALGTAEGRRRAAALAREARIPPPDFDALILADGGEQLRAVASLLPFYDIDNPPVRFLGTPLLAAMPDAGREPALVGTLYAAPDEARRAAFEARFAEAFGAAPPLVAGVAFDAAAIAAVLAAQGDVSRAALTDPAGFAGVFGIVRLLPDGTNQRGLALMEVTRGGARTVEPAPERFDDRVF